Genomic DNA from Peribacillus simplex:
CTTGGGCAAGCAGGATTTCTTTAATATATTGCAGTGTTGATCCTTTCCCGTTGGATCCTGCAATGTGAATATACTTTAGCGCCTTGTGCGGGTCACCTAATTCAGTTAGCAATGTTTCCATCCGTGATAGGCCGAAATTCATGCCCAATTGAACTTGGCGCCGTTCAAAAAAATGATTGATTTCTTTCATGGTTGTAACCATTATCGTTGAGCCTCCTCTTTCTTTATACCGCTCTTATGCGTTAAGATTATTTTATCAATATATGAACGATTAACCTAGATGAAAGGTAGTGTTTTACCATGAAACCTTCAGATTTCCACTGTTGGATTGTCGTTAATGGCTATTTACAGCATGATAAGTTTTCCAGTTTGGCTTTGTTCATTAAAGAGGCGGCTGAAAGGAAAGGTATCATGACAGCCCTTATCCGCAATTCAGATCTCATTCCCATTATCGAAAAAGGAGAGCCACTGCTTAAAGGAGCCTTTGATAGGCTGCCTGATTTTGTCCTGTTCATGGATAAGGACATTCATTTGGCGCGCCATTTGGAATTGCTCGGCATCCCCGTATATAACAGCAGTACAGCAATCGATATTTGCGACAGCAAAGCAAAAACACATCAAGCATTGACGAGGCATGGCATACCGATGCCAAAAACCATATTTCCTCCTTTTACGTATGAAGGGATTGAGAGGGTCAATATGGATGCTTTCATACAAATCGGCAATGAACTTGGATATCCCCTTGTCGTTAAGGAAGCATACGGTTCTTTTGGGGAGCAAGTATATTTAATCCAAACAGAGGATGAGTTACTAAAAACGATCCGTAATATTGGCCACAAACCATTTATACTCCAGGAATTCATCGAGCATAGTAAAGGTCGGGATATTCGTGTGAATGTCGTGGGCAATCAAGTCATAGCAGCGATGCAACGCCATTCCGAGCAAGACTTCAGAGCTAATATGACTGCCGGGGGGAAGGCTGCACCCTATATACCCACCAGTGAAGAAGCACAACTTGCCATCCGATGTGCACAAATTCTGGGTGCCGACTTCGCTGGCGTCGATTTGTTGTTCGGTGAAGAAGGTCCGCTTTTGTGCGAAGTGAATTCGAATTCGCATTTACTGAATATTTATGAATGTACAGGCATCAACATCGCTGATAGCATGTTCGATTATATCTTGAAAGAATTAGGAAAAGGAAGTGCATCTGATGAAAAAACAAGCAGGCTGGTTGATTTATAACCGTGAGGATGCCTTGAAAAATAAGGGATACATAGATTGGATGCTTGAAGAAGCAAGTAAGCTTGATCTTGACTTACACTTTCACTTTCGGGAAGACATTAGGATCGGTCATCGTTTCAACGAGTTGTACGTGGAACATGGGACACAGCCAATTTCATTGCCGGACTTTGCTATCGTCCGGACCATCGACCCTTTTTTCACTAAGCAACTTGAGCAACTGGGGATCGCTTGCTTTAACTCCTCCTTCGTATCGGAAATCGCGAACGACAAAGCAAAGACGCATCAATATTTGTCCTCGCTCGGGATTCCAATGGCCGATACCGTATATTGTAACGGAAGGCCGAGTGCCGATGACATGGAGTTCCCTTTCATTGCTAAAGAAACACGTGGCCGCGGCGGGAAACAAGTATATTTAATCGAGCATGCCGATGATCTTGCCGAACTGAATGATGGAAACTGGATAGTCCAAAAACCTGGCTTATTCGGAAGGGATATCCGCGTCTTTGTGGTTGGGAAAAAAGTGAAGGCTGCTGTACTTAGGGAATCCGCTTCCAGTTTCAAGGCAAATTATACGCTGGGCGGATCGGCTTCTCTATATGAGCTGACTGCTTCTGAATTAGCCCTTGTCGAAAGAGTTATGAGGTCGTTTGATTTTGGCCTGGTCGGTATCGATTTCATATTTGCGGAAGATGGCAGCCTCATGCTCAACGAAATCGAGGATGTCGTCGGCAGCCGGACATTAAGTGCACTAAGTGATATGAATATCGTGCAAGAGTACCTTACATTCATAAAAGAAAGAATATCGTCCTAACGGAATATTTTTCTTAAATAGCGTTTAAACACAAAAAGGATGAACCGGCTTCAAGCTGGTTCATCCTTTTGTTTTACAGTTGTTTCAATTCGCTGATCCTGTGGATTACAGAGTCGCGTTTTTCGCTATAGTCTTTTTCCTTGGCACGTTCTTCTTCGATGACGCTTGCCGGCGCCTTTTTAACGAAGCCCTCGTTGCCCAATTTTTTTTGTACGCGCTCAACTTCTTTATTAAGTTTGTCGAGTTCTTTTTCAAGACGTTTCACTTCTTCGTCAATATTGATCAGTCCTGTGAGCGGAAGGATTAGCTCTACGCCAGTTACGACAGCTGTCATGGCTTGAGCAGGTTCTTCGACTTCAATTCCGATTGTCAATTGTTCAGGATTACAGAAACGCTCGATATAGCTGCTGTTTTTCTGTAATGTCCCTAAGATGGACTCATCTTTCGCTTTTAAGATCAAATTGATTTTTTTGCTTAGCGGTGTGTTCACCTCAGCACGGATATTACGGACGGAGCGGATGATTTCAACCAGCAGCTTCATTTCCTCGGCAGCAGCTGTATCCGTCAACCCTTCATTCACTTCCGGCCAAGCGGCAACAGTGATGGACTCACCTTGATGCGGTAGGTTCTGCCAGATTTCTTCGGTGATGAATGGCATGAACGGGTGCAGCAATCTCATCGTGTTATCCAGTACATAAGCCAAGATCGAGCGCGTCGTTTTCTTAGCTGCTTCGTCTTCGCCATATAGCGGAAGCTTCGCCATTTCAATATACCAGTCACAGAAATCATCCCAAATGAAGTTGTAAAGCACACGGCCCACTTCACCAAACTCATAACGGTCCGCAAGTCTGGTTACGTTTGAGATCGTTTCATTCAAACGCGTCAAGATCCATTTATCGGCTACGGACTTCTCACCGCTTAAATCGATTTCGTCATATGTCATGCCATTCATGTTCATCAGGGCAAAACGGGATGCGTTCCAAATCTTATTGGAGAAGTTCCAAACCGCTTCCACTTTTTCCGTGCTATAACGAAGGTCCTGGCCTGGCGAGCTGCCCGTGGATAAGAAGTAACGCAGGGAATCGGCACCGTATTGATCGATTACATCCATCGGATCGACACCATTGCCAAGCGATTTACTCATCTTGCGCCCCTGTTCGTCACGAACAAGTCCGTGGATCAGCACATCTTCAAATGGACGTTCGCCCGTGAACTCAAGCGCTTGGAAAATCATCCGCGATACCCAGAAGAAAATGATATCATAGCCTGTCACAAGTGCCCCGGTTGGATAGTAGCGTTGGAAATCGACACTGTCCTTGTCAGGCCAGCCCATAGTCGAGAACGGCCATAATGCCGAGCTGAACCATGTATCCAGAACATCTGTATCTTGTTCCCAGTTTTCAGCGTCCGCAGGCTCTTCGTGACCTACATACACTTCACCTGTTTCTTTATGGTACCAGGCTGGAATGCGGTGACCCCACCAAAGCTGACGGGAAATGCACCAGTCGCGGATATTTTCCATCCAATGCAGGTACGTTTTTTCGAAACGGTCCGGTACGAAATGTACTTTTTCCTCATCGGTGCCTTTTTGAAGCTCAACGGATGCATCTGCCAACGGCTGCATTTTAACGAACCATTGAGTCGAAAGATATGGTTCAACAACAGCCCCGCTTCTCTCTGAATGGCCTACTGAGTGAAGGTGATCTTCGATTTTGAAAAGTACTCCTTCTTCCTGAAGGTCCTTGACGATTTGTTTCCGGCATTCAAAACGGTCCATGCCTTCATATTTACCAGCCTTTTCATTCATCGAGCCATCTTCATGCATGACAAGGATGCGCTCCAAATCGTGACGGTTCCCGATTTCGAAGTCATTCGGATCATGAGCCGGAGTAATTTTGACCGCGCCTGAACCGAATTCCATATCGACATAATCATCACCGACAATCGGGATTTCCCGGCCTGTAATTGGCAAGCGGACCATTTTGCCGATCAAATGTTTATAACGGTCATCTTCAGGGTGTACAGCAACAGCAGTATCGCCAAGCATCGTTTCTGGACGGGTGGTGGCAATTTCAATTTCACCTGATCCGTCAACCAAAGGATATTTCATATGGTAAAATGCACCCTGCACATCTTTGTAAATAACCTCGATATCGGATAACGCCGTTTTCGTTGATGGATCCCAGTTGATGATATATTCGCCGCGA
This window encodes:
- a CDS encoding ATP-grasp domain-containing protein → MKPSDFHCWIVVNGYLQHDKFSSLALFIKEAAERKGIMTALIRNSDLIPIIEKGEPLLKGAFDRLPDFVLFMDKDIHLARHLELLGIPVYNSSTAIDICDSKAKTHQALTRHGIPMPKTIFPPFTYEGIERVNMDAFIQIGNELGYPLVVKEAYGSFGEQVYLIQTEDELLKTIRNIGHKPFILQEFIEHSKGRDIRVNVVGNQVIAAMQRHSEQDFRANMTAGGKAAPYIPTSEEAQLAIRCAQILGADFAGVDLLFGEEGPLLCEVNSNSHLLNIYECTGINIADSMFDYILKELGKGSASDEKTSRLVDL
- a CDS encoding ATP-grasp domain-containing protein, translated to MKKQAGWLIYNREDALKNKGYIDWMLEEASKLDLDLHFHFREDIRIGHRFNELYVEHGTQPISLPDFAIVRTIDPFFTKQLEQLGIACFNSSFVSEIANDKAKTHQYLSSLGIPMADTVYCNGRPSADDMEFPFIAKETRGRGGKQVYLIEHADDLAELNDGNWIVQKPGLFGRDIRVFVVGKKVKAAVLRESASSFKANYTLGGSASLYELTASELALVERVMRSFDFGLVGIDFIFAEDGSLMLNEIEDVVGSRTLSALSDMNIVQEYLTFIKERISS
- a CDS encoding valine--tRNA ligase, which translates into the protein MEENQISMPTKYDPQTIEKGRYKWWLDGKFFETTGDDKKEPYTIVIPPPNVTGKLHLGHAWDTTLQDILTRMKRMQGYDVLWLPGMDHAGIATQAKVEQKLRAEGVSRYDLGREKFVEETWKWKEEYASHIREQWSKLGLGLDYTRERFTLDEGLSKAVREVFVSLYNKGLIYRGEYIINWDPSTKTALSDIEVIYKDVQGAFYHMKYPLVDGSGEIEIATTRPETMLGDTAVAVHPEDDRYKHLIGKMVRLPITGREIPIVGDDYVDMEFGSGAVKITPAHDPNDFEIGNRHDLERILVMHEDGSMNEKAGKYEGMDRFECRKQIVKDLQEEGVLFKIEDHLHSVGHSERSGAVVEPYLSTQWFVKMQPLADASVELQKGTDEEKVHFVPDRFEKTYLHWMENIRDWCISRQLWWGHRIPAWYHKETGEVYVGHEEPADAENWEQDTDVLDTWFSSALWPFSTMGWPDKDSVDFQRYYPTGALVTGYDIIFFWVSRMIFQALEFTGERPFEDVLIHGLVRDEQGRKMSKSLGNGVDPMDVIDQYGADSLRYFLSTGSSPGQDLRYSTEKVEAVWNFSNKIWNASRFALMNMNGMTYDEIDLSGEKSVADKWILTRLNETISNVTRLADRYEFGEVGRVLYNFIWDDFCDWYIEMAKLPLYGEDEAAKKTTRSILAYVLDNTMRLLHPFMPFITEEIWQNLPHQGESITVAAWPEVNEGLTDTAAAEEMKLLVEIIRSVRNIRAEVNTPLSKKINLILKAKDESILGTLQKNSSYIERFCNPEQLTIGIEVEEPAQAMTAVVTGVELILPLTGLINIDEEVKRLEKELDKLNKEVERVQKKLGNEGFVKKAPASVIEEERAKEKDYSEKRDSVIHRISELKQL